agagagagagagagattagagaGGTGATATGTCAGTCGAGAGAGAGGTGAGTCACTTGTGTGATGTGGGTGTGGTCGGATTCGAAGACGGCAAataaggaggaggagagagatcgagagaaatAGACAAGGAGGGTGAGGTGAGAGGTGaggtaaagagagagagagagtgattgaATGAGGGTTTTATTTGGATTCAACGGTTGAAATCAAATAGCTTTTACaattccaaatatatatttaaaattaaattatatatatatatatatatatatatatattttgttcgATTGAGGATTACCGAACACATGAAAATGTGAGACCGATTCCCGTACCAAAATTTCTGAATCAATTCAGGATTAGGTACCAAAATTTTTGAGATTTTCAGTTTGAGATTTTTTCGGTtcaattttatgattttttcggttcgatttggaattttcaatatttttttccaCCCTTACTTTAGGAGTCACGAATTACTGGTAGAAAACGAAGCGCCACAATTAAAGTTAATAGCACTAAATAAAAGCACACCAAAACGCCACGCTCAGAGAAGGGAGCGAGAGTagtagagtgagagagagaagacaAAACAGATACAAATCCATTTGCCCTCCAATTTCGATTTTAgggttaggtttagggtttggggACTTGAAAGCCATGTCGACGACCACCAAAACGGCACCGTCTCAGAAACCCCAGCAGAGCAATGCCAAGCCTGGTCTCAGAAAGCCCGTGTTCACCAAGGTCGAGCTGCTCAAGCCGGAGACCGGTGGCCACACGCTCGTCGCCAAGGTTCTGAGCTCCAACCCCGTGCTGCAGAAGGGCCGATCGGTGTCGCAGCACCTTCGCCAGACCCGAATCTCCGAGTGCTTGATTGGGGACGAGACCGGGACCATTCTCTTCACTGCCAGGAACGATCAAGGTATTGGGTcttctttaaatgtttgtttgGCTCTGGGATGATGGAggattggatgggaaagttgatttttgtgtttttttatttcgGTTGTGAGAAATTGACTTTATTAGGCTGATTGGTTTTGTACATTTCTGTGATGTTTGGACTTTTTTATTGATTGATTGGTTGATATGTATTGATTGTTGACAATGGATAGGGTGCAAACGAGAAAGGGGCATTAGGATGGTTAGTGTTACTGAAAAAGGGAAACTCAAATGAATTAGAGCAAATGGTTTTAGTACGATATTCCCATTGTGATTCGATTTGGccatattttcttgtttgggtTTTGAAAATGTCTGAAGTTTCAGACAAGGCAGTATATTTGTTATCTTATCTGCAAAAATACTTGAATAACTATCTAAACCAACAGAAATGTTCTCCTGGTAACCAGGATGTGCTGAGACACCGATTGGCCATGGTTACTCAACCTTGGATTGGATATCAAGGGTGAGACTGAATGGATGTGCTTTTAGTGTTTTAATCGCCATCCTTGATATCAAATCCAACAGTGTGTGACCATGAATCCCTGATCACCAGGTGAGAAAGAGAACATGGCTCTTTAAGCCAATTGTAAATTGGTTCATAGAATTCTATTTTCTTGGCGAAAAGTCAGATGCTATGCGTTGTTTATTTACTTTGCTAGATTTGGTGATGTTCTTTAGGATTGAATTAACTGTTGCTTAGGTTATGCTCTTTGTAGGCTTAGTAATGTAAAGTACTTTTGTCATTGTGAATTAATTGAGTTTGCTTTTGTTAGTGGATAATCTGGTTGGGTGCCATCGTTTAAACACTTGAGGTAGGTAGAATAAGCGGGGTTTTGAAATTATGAAATGAAGAAAATTTTAAGTGTTTGGTAGAGTGGAATTTGGAGAGGATCTGAACCTAGAAAATACTGAATAAGTGCTTTTTACTTGTTTTACTTAATTAATTTCACTTATCATCCAAGCATATGAGACCTAAAGGTTATGAGCAATTCTGGATCCTAGGACATGGATTGAGTTAAATTTGGATTAGAGATGATATTGCTCGCATTTAGAATTTGCACTAAGGTTTATGTGGCCTTAACATAATGTTGTTTGGCCTTAGTAAGATAGTTGAGGAAACTAGTCTCGACTCGAGTTGAGTAATTCTTCTCTTGCATTTCATATACCTTCAATTAGAGGCTGACGTTTGGTCATCTTGAACATTTGGGCATCTTGATGtaacttttcctttctttttacaATTATCCAAGTTCGGTTTACTGTGTGATAGGGAGGGCATTATACGTAAACATGCGTAGCTCGACAGTTTCTGGATGTATGTTTATTGGTGGATTGATTGTTTACTCTTACTGTGTTTTTTTATTGCTTTTGTTCACCCAGTTGACTTGATGAAGCCTGGTGCAACTGTAATTGTCCGCAATGCAAGGATTGACATGTTCAAGGGGTCGATGAGGCTAGCAGTTGATAAATGGGGGCGTATTGAGGTCACTGAACCTGCAAACTTTGTAGTCAAGGAGGATAACAATCTCTCTTTAGTGGAATATGAGCTGGTGAATGTTCAGGAGGATGCAGGGGCACCGCTTGGCAGCTAGTATATTGTGAGTGAAGAATCGAAATTCATAAAGATTggatgtttggttttggttttatttCCATATTAATCTGCTGTTGCTGCTACTTGATAATATCGTATTGATGGAAGTTTAGTTTGTGATTGACTAGAAGATGTTtttcgtgaaaaaaaaaaaacttggtgaCGTTTTTCTATAATATAATTATCATGACCTAGGGTTTTGTTAGATGTGGCAGGAACAGCTTTTGCTTTTATGAAAGATGGAAATGTAAGCAAGAGTATTGTTCATCACCAAGAAAATGTTTCTTTCTTATCATCTTTAGCATCCATCTTTTCCCTGCGTATATATTCTGCGTTCTTTTTCGTTTTTAAATGCATATATTCAATTCTATAGCACTAAGAAAATGAGGGGTGTTCCGGGTGGATTCAATCGAATCGAATTACAGGTATTTTTTAGCTGATTGTAGTGGATTCTTGACTTCTGAAACCCGACataattggattggatgatgaaCATGTTTGCTTGTGAGGCCCGGTCCAATTTAATTGGTTTCGAGCACATTTCCTCATTTGAATTTGGAGAAAATTTGTAGTTTATCCATAGGACAAGCCGGTATACCATGTGTCATATACAATGGAGAAACATTGAAAGTTATCTTCTCATCATTTACGGATTATGATACATGGTGTACCTACTTATATTTCGTATACAGGGAATAAGTTTCAGGCGAATAGGGACAATTTAACGAAGTAAAAAGTAGTGAGTGATGCCCGCAGCCGCAGGTGGTGAGGCCTACTTGTGGCCGCCGCATCGAAATTGGAAGGCCTCTGTTTGTGCTATAGTGGTCAAACAAGGCCATGAGTAGATTTGTGCCTGGGCTCAAAGAGATTAAGACAAAAGGGCTAAACGCGCCAGATCCAAAGGGTCTCGGAGGTACCAAACAAGGTCCGATCACCTCGAAGGCCCAAGACCCACCCCTCGCTCAACCGACAGGTTTGTGCCACCGAGCTACTACTCGAGCGATTGTCAGTGTATGGAAACCAAGTGTGATAACACAATTAGTtggaaactttaaaaaaaaatccaaccaattatattattatacttGGTTTACCAGTCTGTATTTCTGATACGTTGAAAAATTTCTTCTACTACTCGTGTGTAGAGAAGAAATTGTCTCTCGCCACATACATAGTACATACAACTCGCTACCTCCCCAACCCTCCCCCATGACTTCGACATCACCAACGCAGGCTCTCCTATTGGATAAGTTATTGGGTAGGAAAACCGGATTGAGATTGATGCTAGTCTGCTAGAGGAGGATGGGGCTAAGTTAGGGTAGGATTAGCATGACAGATTAAGGGAGGTGGGTTTGTGGTCTTTTTAGTGTTTGGGGTCTGCACGGACACGTGCCACACAAGGTTAAGGCATGTAGAAGAAGTCTACCCCCGACCACTCACCAAGTGCCACATCAAAATAACTACTCTTGTAACCAAAAACGGTTAAACACCTAAGCAAACATCTATCTCCTCTACAGCTCCCCTTTCTTTCCCTCCCTTTCGAAATAGGATTCTCTCCCTTCCTATTACCATcctctttcacatttttttttgtcttcttttttatataaaaaattgaaaacaagatgTAGACGTGGTGTAATCGCAACCGTTTAAATAAGAAGGGAtggaaggagaaagaaattaggaggggagagaatcttaCTCCCTCCCTTTCTTGTTCTCTCTCTTCTAGGACAGTCCCTATTCTCGACCTGACGGCTTCGGCCTCCATTTCTAAGACGTTTAAGTCCATATTGtactttaaaataaaaacaagaaaaaaaaaactatacttggCTATTCAAAGATGATTAAGAACTTCTACTTAAATTTTTAGTATTTAAGTCACAGAGTTTTGTGTTTATGATCAAAATCGTTCATATTATGAATCATactgtaaagatcatctctgcaaaaaataaattaaaactaatgttgtttagtcaatctattgtagcaaatacataaacggttcgtaatgcttttaccaataccgttcatttgtttttaaatagtttaatgactaaacgaccttaattttaattgattttttacaaaggcaatctttatagagtgatttataatatgaacggttctaattataaacacgaagttctataaattgaccacaaacaattttgagaaattttgagtaggaatttctactcatctttgagtagccaaatattgttctgaaaaaaaaaataatgtttgCAACGTCCTTACTAAATCCAGTTGATAATCATTTGTATGCATCTCCTAATTTCACCCTACACAAACAACCACACACCACTAGGGATGGGAAATGGTTATggtgggcgggtaaccgcgattatttacccataaccgtttatactcATACCTACATAactgtttacccgttgggtaagtgcctaaacggttatactcatacccataaccatttataaatagttaatcatacccataaccgtttataaacagttaatcatacccataaccgcgtACCCATTCAACCGTAACCGTATACCCGTTTATCCATTTTTAAACCCATTTACCTGCGcctatttacatattttttttaaccgtaaccgtatacaactccaataattgaaataataaagACAAACGATAGTTTTAATCAATCAaggtaatataatatatttgctaataattgattttttactaACAAAATACCTCTCATTACTTGAGCAAGCATATTGGAAAGAAAATTCATGTATTTTCGACACATTTTTCTTCTATACCAAGCAAGTATTCAATTATAACATCCATATGATTACAAAGTAAAGCTTCTTAAAACTCAAGGTATTCATTATCTTGAAAACTAGATGATTCAAAGCTCCAAAATATATCAAAACTAAACACTTTCGAACACTAATGCTTTAAGCACATTCAATCACAAAGTCTCATCGACTCGTTGTCACCAAAAGAGGCCTACAAAAGAAATGTATAAATTAAATTAGTATCCCAAAAGTTTTTAATCAAAGGTGTTGGCATATAGGAGGAAATATGTATGAAGGATCAAAAAGGACAACTAGAAGAGAACGCATTAAGTAAGGTATAACGAGTGAATGTGACATCAGATTATACATCGTATTTGTACCACAGGTCCACAACCGGTTCCCATGGCAGCAATTTAAAAGTGAATTAAACATACCAGTCAAATTCATCACCTAGCTACTATGATGCACATCACCATTATGGAGGcaaattgtctgccctcctgttaCTGTGCCTTTTCCATCCCCTcatatttgtgcggtcacgattaagccacatcaacattttatattcctattgctttttgtcttattatgtctattaaaaaatcaatataaaatgttgacgtggcttaaccatgaccgtacaaataggaggggatgggaaTGGCACAGtaacaggagggcagacaatctgcctcccacCATTATAGCCCAAAATGTCAAATCTATAGTAAGATGACAAGCCTTTGATAGCAGCGGGGAGAAAGAGACAAGCGAGGAGAAAGATGAGTGGCGGAGATGAGAGGGAGCAGCGAGGAGAGAGAGACAAGCGGCAGACGGAGTCTAGTCTTGGCCTCCTGGCGGAGAGAACAAATAGGTTACAGTCTTACATattaggttttttgtttttttttgttttttaattttatatatctattaaaataaacgggtaaacaAGAACCGTTATAATCCAAgttaatactcataaccgtccatttaaattttacgagtaaatggttatacccataaccatttaattatctaaacggt
This window of the Malus domestica chromosome 03, GDT2T_hap1 genome carries:
- the LOC103430822 gene encoding uncharacterized protein At4g28440-like; translated protein: MSTTTKTAPSQKPQQSNAKPGLRKPVFTKVELLKPETGGHTLVAKVLSSNPVLQKGRSVSQHLRQTRISECLIGDETGTILFTARNDQVDLMKPGATVIVRNARIDMFKGSMRLAVDKWGRIEVTEPANFVVKEDNNLSLVEYELVNVQEDAGAPLGS